The Fretibacterium sp. OH1220_COT-178 DNA window GAGGCCCCGAGCGCCGCGAGGGCGGGGGGCGTGTCCGCGGCGGGTGAGGCGTTGGCCAGGTTGCCGCCCAGGGTGGCACGGCTTCGGATCTGCCAGGACCCGACGCTCGACGCGGCCTCGGCCAGGCAGGCCGCGTGGGCATGCACCAGGGGATGTGCGGCGACCCGTGCCATGGTCTCCCCCGCGCCGACGGTGAGGGCCCCATCCTCCAGGACGATCCCCAAAAGTGCCCCCACGCCGGAGAGGTCCACCAGGCGCGTCACGCCCCAGGGGTCACGTCCGTGGCGGACGAACCAGTCGGTCCTCAGGGGCAGCAGCGCCTCCAGGGAGTCGGGGGCCAGCAGCTCGGTCATCTCCGCACCTCCGTCCCCATGCGCTGTGCCGCGGTCCGCACCGCGCGGACGATGGGCGCGTAGCCCGTACAGCGGCAGATGTTGCCCGCCAGAGCCGATCGGATCTCCCGGTCCGAGGGGTCCGGGTTTCTCCTCAGCAGCGCGCGGGCCGTAAGGATCATCCCGGGCGTGCAGAACCCGCATTGGACGGCGTCGCAGTCCAGGAAGGCCCGCTGGAGTGCGTCGAGCTCCCCGTTCCGGGCAAGCCCCTCCACGGTCAGGACCTCGTGGCCCCGCGCCTGGACGGCGGGCACGAGGCAGGAGCACACGGGCTCCCCGTCCAGCAGAACGGTGCAGGCCCCGCACTCCCCGGCGCCGCAGCCCTCCTTGACGCTCGTCAGGCGGAACTCATCCCGCAGCAGGTCGATCAGTCGGGTTCCGGCGTCGACCTGCGCCGAGCGAGCCTCTCCGTTGACGGTC harbors:
- a CDS encoding (2Fe-2S)-binding protein produces the protein MNIELTVNGEARSAQVDAGTRLIDLLRDEFRLTSVKEGCGAGECGACTVLLDGEPVCSCLVPAVQARGHEVLTVEGLARNGELDALQRAFLDCDAVQCGFCTPGMILTARALLRRNPDPSDREIRSALAGNICRCTGYAPIVRAVRTAAQRMGTEVRR